One genomic region from Nostoc sphaeroides encodes:
- a CDS encoding P-II family nitrogen regulator, with product MHVVKKIEIIANSFELAKILDSLDKSGVHSHAVIRNVAGKGLRGTTEDLDMTMLDNVYILAFCMPEQLKPVVENIKPLLNKFGGTCYVSDVMEIRSVRCVASM from the coding sequence ATGCACGTAGTTAAAAAGATAGAAATTATCGCCAACTCCTTTGAACTTGCCAAAATTTTAGATAGTTTAGACAAGTCAGGTGTACATAGCCATGCCGTAATTCGCAATGTTGCTGGTAAAGGATTACGAGGAACGACAGAAGATTTAGACATGACCATGCTTGATAATGTTTACATCCTCGCCTTTTGTATGCCAGAACAACTCAAGCCGGTTGTAGAAAATATCAAACCACTCCTTAATAAGTTTGGAGGGACTTGCTACGTTTCCGATGTCATGGAAATTCGCTCTGTCAGATGTGTCGCGTCGATGTAA
- a CDS encoding carbonic anhydrase, translating into MERRDFLKLGMTGAFGMMLSASDLLWRVEQAKAAEIPSTSPESLSPDAALQKLMEGNQRFIDHQPQYPDQSALRLQEVAIAQHPFATILSCADSRVPAEIVFDQGIGDIFDVRIAGNIATHEAIGSIEYAVVLLGSPLLMVMGHERCGAVTAAVQNESLLGDISTFVKAIKPAVEKVKSQPGDAVENAVVANVQYQIEQLKRSQLLTEQVRSGKLKIVGGRYDLDTGKVNIIT; encoded by the coding sequence ATGGAACGTCGTGACTTTTTAAAGTTAGGAATGACTGGGGCGTTTGGAATGATGCTATCCGCCAGCGATTTGCTTTGGCGGGTAGAACAGGCTAAAGCTGCCGAAATACCCTCAACTTCCCCTGAATCCCTCAGTCCCGATGCAGCATTGCAAAAGCTGATGGAGGGGAATCAGCGATTTATTGATCATCAACCCCAATACCCCGATCAGTCAGCACTGCGGTTGCAAGAAGTGGCTATTGCTCAACATCCATTTGCAACTATTCTTAGTTGTGCGGATTCACGAGTCCCCGCAGAAATTGTTTTTGATCAAGGCATTGGAGACATTTTTGATGTTCGGATTGCCGGAAATATCGCTACACATGAAGCGATCGGTAGTATTGAATATGCGGTTGTTTTGTTAGGCTCTCCGTTATTGATGGTGATGGGGCATGAACGTTGCGGGGCTGTAACCGCCGCCGTGCAAAACGAATCGTTACTCGGTGATATTAGTACTTTTGTGAAGGCAATTAAGCCAGCAGTGGAAAAAGTCAAGAGTCAGCCGGGTGACGCGGTTGAAAATGCTGTGGTGGCAAATGTCCAATATCAAATTGAACAGTTGAAGCGATCGCAACTTTTAACTGAGCAAGTGCGATCGGGTAAATTGAAAATCGTGGGCGGTCGTTATGATTTGGATACAGGTAAGGTAAATATTATTACTTAG
- a CDS encoding sensor histidine kinase, whose protein sequence is MPTQKPTPIDSSSESKKVSAEEPSTDELPTIEFPSQGKLKASSWRIHQKIGYGYFVAIGIGFFGSLTGLVIANYYRGREVRQFNQAYEQGQLLSNYKDAVVGAQLHSSNLVAVLENSQQLQTKKANFLKNVEKAKQLESKIGGFIDSKPKRLAATSSTLQMLLEDYKTNLKAYVDQIEVVLQKIDSQKVQQEQISSARSQLLIIMRGDTAIRLEQLSQSLTNILQTAEEQEQERQKAVEQAKIVERFIVIISMLVSVAIAAIVAWRTSRAIAEPVITVTQVAEQVARKSNFDLRAPVTTEDEIGLLAKSLNRLIERVSERTKELQQAKELAEAASKAKSVFLANVSHELRTPLNAVIGLSQLLEDDATDLGLSADFITDLETINSAGKHLLHLINEILDLSKIEAGKMTLYPETFEIATLIHNVVLTVKPAIEKNANVLEVHFDEQLGMMYADQTRMRQVLLNLLSNASKFTTNGKVTLTVKREKDEFRLEAPLGMITFTVTDTGIGMSQSQQQQLFQPFTQGDTSTTKKYGGTGLGLAISRHFCQMMGGEIIVKSQPGVGSTFTIRLPMTVQD, encoded by the coding sequence ATGCCTACTCAAAAGCCAACCCCTATCGACAGCAGTTCAGAAAGCAAAAAAGTGTCAGCCGAAGAGCCATCGACAGACGAACTCCCGACCATAGAATTTCCCTCACAAGGGAAACTCAAAGCCAGTTCCTGGCGCATCCATCAAAAAATTGGCTATGGGTATTTTGTAGCTATCGGAATCGGCTTTTTTGGCTCACTGACTGGGTTAGTGATCGCCAATTACTACCGGGGAAGGGAAGTTAGGCAATTCAATCAAGCTTATGAACAAGGGCAACTACTGAGTAATTATAAAGATGCAGTAGTCGGGGCACAATTACATAGCTCTAACCTAGTTGCTGTGTTGGAAAATTCACAACAGCTACAAACCAAAAAAGCCAATTTTTTGAAGAATGTTGAAAAAGCCAAGCAACTAGAGTCAAAAATTGGCGGATTTATCGACAGTAAACCTAAAAGACTAGCCGCAACAAGTTCGACTTTACAGATGTTATTGGAGGATTACAAGACTAATTTAAAAGCTTACGTTGACCAAATAGAGGTCGTCTTACAGAAAATTGACTCCCAAAAAGTGCAGCAAGAGCAGATTTCTTCTGCCCGATCGCAGTTATTGATAATTATGCGTGGTGATACAGCCATCCGGCTAGAGCAGCTTTCTCAGAGCTTGACTAACATCCTGCAAACTGCCGAAGAACAAGAGCAAGAAAGGCAAAAAGCCGTTGAGCAGGCAAAAATAGTTGAGCGATTTATCGTGATCATCAGTATGCTGGTTTCGGTGGCGATCGCAGCCATTGTAGCTTGGCGTACCAGTCGAGCGATCGCTGAACCAGTTATCACTGTTACCCAAGTAGCGGAGCAAGTTGCAAGAAAATCTAATTTCGATTTGCGAGCGCCCGTCACCACTGAAGATGAAATTGGCCTACTCGCCAAATCTCTAAATCGTCTGATTGAGCGAGTATCTGAGCGAACAAAAGAACTACAACAAGCTAAAGAATTAGCGGAAGCTGCTAGCAAGGCAAAAAGCGTATTTTTAGCCAATGTCAGCCACGAATTACGCACACCATTAAATGCAGTCATTGGCTTGAGCCAACTTTTAGAAGACGACGCTACCGATCTTGGTTTATCAGCAGACTTTATCACAGACTTAGAAACAATTAACTCTGCTGGTAAGCATCTACTGCACTTGATTAACGAAATCCTCGACTTGTCAAAAATTGAAGCGGGGAAAATGACTCTTTATCCAGAGACATTCGAGATTGCGACGCTGATTCATAACGTTGTCCTCACAGTCAAACCAGCTATAGAAAAAAATGCCAATGTTTTAGAAGTGCATTTTGATGAGCAACTTGGCATGATGTACGCCGATCAAACTAGGATGCGGCAGGTGTTGTTAAACTTACTCAGCAACGCCAGTAAATTCACTACAAACGGCAAAGTGACGCTGACAGTCAAAAGAGAAAAGGATGAATTTCGACTGGAGGCTCCTTTGGGCATGATTACTTTTACTGTTACTGACACAGGCATAGGTATGTCTCAAAGTCAACAGCAGCAGTTATTTCAACCTTTTACACAAGGAGATACCTCGACTACGAAAAAGTATGGAGGTACGGGACTGGGGTTAGCAATTAGCCGCCACTTTTGCCAGATGATGGGTGGTGAGATTATTGTCAAAAGTCAGCCGGGAGTTGGTTCTACTTTCACCATTCGTCTGCCAATGACTGTCCAGGATTAA
- a CDS encoding CAAD domain-containing protein yields the protein MPEQEFTETASKETTVAEINSQTGTITKLQPPAQSQDEWQKYGEQISTFLATLPEYLGSFFNQYKQPLITVGLIVGSIVGVKVLLAILDALNDIPLVAPTFELIGIGYSAWFVYRYLLKASTRKELTTEITTLKSQVVGQQIPEA from the coding sequence ATGCCAGAACAAGAATTTACCGAAACCGCATCCAAAGAGACTACAGTGGCAGAGATCAACAGCCAAACAGGAACCATCACCAAACTCCAGCCTCCCGCACAGTCTCAAGATGAATGGCAAAAATATGGTGAGCAAATTTCTACCTTTTTAGCAACATTGCCGGAATATCTGGGAAGCTTCTTTAATCAATATAAGCAACCCCTGATCACTGTTGGTTTAATTGTGGGATCAATTGTTGGGGTTAAAGTACTCTTGGCAATATTAGATGCTTTGAATGATATCCCCTTGGTAGCACCTACTTTTGAGTTGATCGGTATTGGTTACTCTGCTTGGTTTGTTTACCGCTATTTACTCAAAGCCTCAACCAGGAAAGAGTTAACTACTGAAATCACCACTCTTAAATCACAAGTGGTTGGTCAACAAATTCCAGAAGCTTAA
- a CDS encoding S-layer homology domain-containing protein — protein sequence MTNRPPSEPESSQRTALGFDEFIAIMVAFATIGAILFWSFSRRDSSWNLNGLLSPSSTPSRSVQPNQVLPFPTGKVEPNAAPKNVLPSSPPEAVVEPKTPELPNNSATSSGAVLPSAQVIPSQSPQTPVSSSTGLESSITLSALPLVTPAKQKSIIPPPIAFNDVPNNFWGRRFIDVLSSRGILQGFPDYSFRPNQPVNRAEFAVILQKAFEQEPSKTAIAFQDVPAKFWATSAIDQAISAGFLKGYPKKTFNPQQNITRVQVLVALVSGLNLKAPTSPNQILSVYKDAKDIPTYATSKIAAATANSLVVNYPNPQILAPNKVATRAEVAAMIHQALVKRGKLERISSQNIVRRRSLSPKLSPTPKQNLKGNLSTGG from the coding sequence ATGACAAATAGACCTCCTTCCGAACCTGAGTCATCCCAAAGAACTGCCCTTGGCTTTGATGAATTTATAGCCATTATGGTTGCCTTCGCCACTATCGGAGCAATTCTTTTTTGGTCATTTTCCCGCAGGGATTCTAGCTGGAACTTAAACGGGTTGCTGTCGCCTTCCTCTACTCCTTCTAGAAGTGTTCAACCAAATCAAGTATTGCCCTTCCCTACTGGCAAGGTAGAACCAAATGCAGCCCCCAAGAACGTTTTGCCGTCATCCCCACCTGAGGCTGTTGTTGAACCCAAGACACCTGAATTGCCAAATAACAGCGCAACTTCTTCTGGCGCAGTGTTACCATCGGCTCAGGTAATCCCAAGTCAATCCCCACAGACACCTGTATCCTCTTCAACAGGGCTTGAGTCATCAATTACATTATCAGCGTTGCCTTTAGTAACTCCGGCAAAACAAAAATCTATTATTCCGCCGCCAATTGCATTTAACGATGTGCCCAATAACTTTTGGGGTCGGCGTTTTATAGATGTTCTTTCTTCCCGTGGTATTCTCCAGGGGTTTCCTGATTATTCTTTTAGACCAAATCAGCCTGTAAACCGCGCCGAATTTGCTGTTATCCTGCAAAAAGCCTTTGAGCAAGAACCCTCTAAGACTGCGATCGCATTTCAAGATGTACCAGCAAAATTTTGGGCTACTTCAGCAATTGACCAAGCCATCAGTGCCGGATTTCTCAAAGGCTACCCGAAAAAAACCTTCAACCCACAACAAAATATTACGCGAGTGCAAGTTTTAGTTGCCCTTGTTAGTGGATTGAATTTGAAAGCACCCACTTCCCCAAATCAGATTTTGAGTGTCTATAAAGATGCTAAAGATATTCCAACCTATGCTACCAGCAAAATAGCTGCTGCTACAGCCAATAGTCTAGTAGTTAACTATCCAAATCCCCAAATTCTTGCTCCTAATAAAGTAGCTACTAGGGCTGAAGTGGCGGCGATGATTCATCAAGCTTTAGTAAAACGGGGCAAGTTGGAGAGAATTTCATCTCAAAACATAGTGCGTAGGCGTAGCCTGTCTCCAAAACTCTCGCCCACTCCAAAGCAGAACCTAAAAGGTAACTTGTCCACAGGAGGCTAG
- a CDS encoding Uma2 family endonuclease codes for MTSATNPSTALTPFPDHTQLPESDCTFVKNWQEHPQSILLTDSITPVIKQINPEGQYCIGQDLGIYWRLTDPPEKGAEAPDWFYVPNVPPTLDGQTRRSYVLWREFIAPLIVLEFISGDGSEERDKTPWKGKFWIYEQVIRPPFYGIYEASKASLEVYHLIEGQYQLLAANERGHYPIGPLEVELGLWLGVYQNVELPWLRWWDLQGNLLLSGDERAEQEFQRAEQESQRAEKERQRADRLAAQLRSLGVEPES; via the coding sequence ATGACCTCTGCAACCAATCCATCCACCGCCCTCACTCCTTTTCCTGACCATACACAGCTTCCTGAGTCTGATTGCACGTTTGTTAAAAATTGGCAAGAGCATCCCCAAAGTATCTTACTAACTGACTCGATTACACCTGTCATCAAGCAAATAAATCCTGAAGGTCAATATTGCATTGGCCAGGATTTAGGCATTTACTGGCGCTTGACTGATCCCCCTGAAAAAGGCGCAGAAGCACCGGATTGGTTTTATGTACCGAATGTACCGCCTACACTAGATGGGCAAACGCGACGTTCTTATGTATTGTGGCGAGAGTTTATTGCCCCGTTGATTGTCTTGGAATTTATCTCTGGGGACGGTAGTGAAGAACGAGATAAAACTCCTTGGAAGGGGAAATTTTGGATTTATGAGCAGGTGATTCGTCCTCCCTTCTACGGCATTTATGAGGCGAGTAAAGCCAGCCTAGAAGTTTATCATTTGATTGAAGGACAGTATCAGCTTTTAGCAGCAAATGAACGAGGACATTATCCCATAGGCCCCTTAGAAGTTGAATTAGGTTTATGGCTAGGAGTTTATCAGAATGTGGAATTACCCTGGTTGCGTTGGTGGGATTTACAAGGTAATTTGTTGTTGAGTGGCGATGAAAGGGCTGAACAAGAATTCCAAAGAGCAGAACAGGAATCCCAAAGAGCAGAAAAGGAACGCCAAAGAGCCGATCGCCTAGCTGCCCAATTGCGATCGCTCGGCGTTGAACCAGAAAGCTAA
- a CDS encoding sensor histidine kinase: protein MPEEFSYQISPPFVSLGSDRDIDLDSTLQELPMYNFPVEINHTGMEVASFLEKYPLLPGVILVEEGKFIGMISRRRLLEFLIRPFGQELFVQQSLAVLYSYARIPMLLLADTTSILTAMQLSLKRSPELLAEPIVVETESGAYRLLDVQELNIISWQIRGIDNLVRYERSQAQMIQNDKMANLGRLVDGVAHEILDPVGFIWGNIIYVSTYSQDLLKLIAAYDKELPSASQAINQIKEEIEFDFLEQDLSRSLASIRTGAERLKKLVTSLQNFCHIDELYPKPVDLHACIDSIILLINSRLQGEIEIVKYYGQLPPVYCFMGQINQVLMNIFSEVVDTLLNEAVRQQLHREDTMTVQKPRIEITTEVISQEASNPNAPDSRWILVRIADNGPGMSQELQQQIIESFSLETKNSKNTSLAVSYRIITLRHGGKLNFNSQIGIGTKFEILLPLV, encoded by the coding sequence GTGCCAGAAGAATTCAGTTACCAAATCTCACCGCCATTTGTGTCTCTTGGTAGCGATCGCGATATCGATTTAGATTCAACCCTCCAAGAACTACCAATGTACAACTTCCCAGTGGAAATCAATCACACTGGTATGGAAGTGGCTAGTTTTTTGGAAAAATACCCCCTGCTACCAGGAGTAATTTTGGTAGAAGAGGGAAAGTTCATTGGGATGATTTCGCGGCGGCGACTGCTGGAATTTTTGATTCGCCCATTCGGACAAGAGTTATTTGTTCAGCAATCATTAGCTGTTCTCTACAGCTATGCGCGGATACCGATGTTGCTGCTGGCTGATACAACATCGATTTTAACTGCGATGCAACTTAGCTTAAAGCGATCGCCAGAATTATTAGCAGAACCAATTGTAGTAGAAACAGAATCTGGTGCTTATAGATTGTTAGATGTCCAAGAATTGAATATTATTTCTTGGCAAATTCGAGGAATCGACAATCTGGTGCGGTATGAACGCAGCCAAGCCCAAATGATTCAAAATGATAAAATGGCAAATTTGGGACGTTTGGTAGACGGTGTAGCTCACGAAATTTTAGACCCAGTGGGTTTTATTTGGGGTAACATAATTTATGTTTCAACCTACAGCCAAGATTTACTCAAGCTGATAGCAGCTTACGACAAAGAATTACCATCAGCTTCCCAGGCAATTAATCAGATTAAAGAAGAGATTGAATTTGATTTTTTAGAACAAGATTTGTCGCGATCGCTTGCTAGTATTCGCACGGGAGCGGAAAGATTAAAAAAACTCGTCACCAGCTTACAAAATTTCTGTCATATCGATGAACTTTATCCCAAACCAGTAGATTTACACGCTTGTATAGATAGTATTATTTTATTAATTAATAGCCGTCTTCAAGGAGAAATTGAAATCGTCAAATACTACGGTCAATTACCCCCAGTGTATTGCTTTATGGGGCAAATAAACCAGGTTTTGATGAATATTTTCAGCGAAGTTGTAGATACTTTACTCAATGAAGCAGTGCGACAGCAGTTGCATCGAGAAGATACAATGACTGTTCAAAAACCCCGAATTGAGATTACTACAGAAGTAATTTCGCAAGAAGCAAGTAACCCAAATGCACCAGATTCTCGCTGGATATTAGTTCGCATTGCCGACAATGGGCCTGGAATGTCTCAAGAATTGCAACAGCAAATTATAGAGTCTTTTTCTCTTGAAACAAAAAATAGTAAAAATACTAGTTTAGCAGTAAGTTATCGAATTATCACCCTCAGACATGGCGGAAAATTAAATTTCAATTCACAGATTGGTATAGGTACAAAATTTGAAATTTTATTGCCTTTAGTTTAA
- a CDS encoding glycosyl hydrolase family 57 translates to MLSLPKILSNLPEIIDGLPNISGWETEVLSVVNHNQPVFLPTTNIRLENVNAVFAIALHMHQPTIPAGNGGTLISNLQYMFEHPHEGDNHNADPFAYCYSRMGDLIPELVSQGCNPRVMLDYSGNLLWGLRQMGRSDVQGNLKRITCDRTYQPYVEWLGTMWGHAVIPSTPIADIKLHIIAWQHHFAAIFGWEALARVKGFSPPEMHLPNHPDALFEFVKALKECGYRWLLVQEHSVETISGQSLTHKHLPHRLIARNSQGETISITALIKTQGSDTKLVAQMQPYYEAKTLSKQQIGSVFVPPIVSQIGDGENGGVMMNEFPSAFKQAWGDMVNNGGGKSGVVGVCGTEYLELIEAAGCKPEDYPTCQPLGQHQIWERVSSDNCQPEAVENAIQELKQINSNFHLDGASWTNHISWVKGYENVLSPMYQLSSLFHQKFDPLLQTDSAEPVTRQSHYRNVLLHNLLLQTSCFRYWGQGAWTDYAREIYQRGENLLQ, encoded by the coding sequence ATGCTTTCCTTGCCCAAAATTCTTAGTAATTTGCCCGAAATCATTGATGGCTTGCCGAATATATCTGGTTGGGAAACAGAGGTTCTCTCTGTGGTTAACCATAATCAGCCAGTATTTTTACCAACAACGAATATCCGCTTAGAAAACGTAAATGCTGTGTTTGCGATCGCCTTACACATGCATCAGCCAACTATACCTGCTGGAAATGGTGGTACGCTGATCAGCAATCTGCAATATATGTTTGAACATCCTCATGAAGGGGATAATCACAATGCAGATCCTTTTGCATATTGTTACAGCCGGATGGGAGACTTGATCCCCGAACTTGTCAGTCAAGGTTGCAATCCCCGTGTGATGTTGGATTACTCAGGTAATCTTCTGTGGGGACTGAGACAAATGGGACGCAGTGATGTTCAGGGTAATCTCAAACGGATTACTTGCGATCGCACTTACCAACCTTATGTAGAATGGCTGGGTACAATGTGGGGCCATGCAGTTATTCCTTCCACACCCATAGCAGATATCAAATTGCATATCATCGCATGGCAACATCACTTTGCAGCAATTTTTGGCTGGGAAGCATTAGCGCGAGTCAAAGGATTTTCGCCCCCAGAAATGCACCTACCAAATCACCCTGATGCTCTCTTTGAATTTGTGAAAGCGCTGAAAGAATGTGGATATCGCTGGTTACTCGTTCAAGAACATTCTGTAGAAACTATTAGCGGTCAATCTCTCACTCATAAACATTTACCACATCGTCTAATTGCCCGTAATTCTCAAGGCGAAACAATTAGCATTACAGCTTTAATTAAAACCCAAGGTTCGGATACTAAATTAGTTGCCCAAATGCAGCCTTATTATGAAGCAAAAACATTATCAAAACAGCAAATTGGCAGTGTTTTTGTACCACCAATAGTTAGCCAAATTGGTGATGGTGAAAATGGCGGCGTGATGATGAATGAATTTCCTAGCGCTTTTAAACAAGCTTGGGGGGATATGGTCAATAATGGGGGAGGAAAATCTGGTGTAGTCGGGGTGTGTGGTACAGAATATTTAGAATTAATCGAAGCTGCTGGATGCAAACCTGAAGACTATCCAACTTGTCAACCACTGGGACAACATCAGATTTGGGAGCGAGTTTCATCAGACAATTGTCAACCGGAAGCTGTAGAGAATGCCATTCAAGAATTAAAGCAAATAAACTCTAATTTTCATTTGGATGGAGCCTCGTGGACAAATCATATCAGTTGGGTAAAAGGATATGAAAATGTGTTGTCTCCCATGTATCAACTAAGCAGTTTATTCCATCAAAAATTTGATCCATTACTGCAAACTGACTCAGCAGAACCTGTTACCAGACAATCTCATTACCGTAACGTTCTTTTACATAACCTGTTGTTGCAAACCAGTTGTTTTCGTTATTGGGGACAAGGTGCTTGGACTGATTACGCGCGGGAAATTTATCAACGTGGCGAAAATTTATTGCAGTGA
- a CDS encoding ScyD/ScyE family protein has protein sequence MKLKQFGITFLSVCIAAFSGIKAADAASFSVIADGLNSPRGLTFGTDGSLYVTEAGTGGSGACVPSPSVASQSLCYGTTGAVTKIGNGIQERILTGLPSLALPDGTDTSGPQDIKFDATGKPYIAIGYGSNPTFRATLGNTDLGKIITANFNTNSWTSVADLANYELANNPDQGDINSNPFSLLVDGNNIVAVDTGANELLSVGTDGRNLKAIATIPQQTLTNPIFPSGALSLPFEIQAVPTNIAKGPDGAYYISQLTGFPFPEGEAKIYRVGADGQPTVYTDGFTQLIDLDFDTEGNLYALQYANQSLWKGNLDGSVIKIASDGTRTTILSGNGLESPTALTIGADGDIYVTNRGDRPGQGQVLKIENPKSVPESTSTFSLLAFLGTVSITLLHKGKAKRLKILDKFVQEC, from the coding sequence ATGAAACTAAAACAATTTGGAATTACATTTTTGAGTGTTTGTATTGCTGCTTTTTCGGGAATTAAAGCAGCAGATGCGGCATCATTTTCGGTAATTGCCGATGGTCTTAATAGTCCACGGGGTCTAACTTTTGGTACTGACGGGAGTCTCTACGTCACCGAAGCAGGAACAGGCGGCAGTGGAGCTTGTGTTCCTTCGCCGAGCGTTGCAAGCCAATCTTTATGTTATGGCACAACTGGTGCAGTCACCAAAATTGGAAATGGTATCCAAGAACGTATACTTACAGGACTTCCTTCTTTAGCATTACCAGATGGTACTGATACTTCTGGGCCTCAAGATATCAAATTTGATGCTACTGGCAAGCCTTATATTGCAATTGGGTATGGTTCAAATCCCACATTTCGCGCCACATTAGGTAACACTGATTTAGGAAAAATCATCACTGCTAATTTCAATACAAATTCGTGGACTAGTGTTGCTGATTTAGCTAATTATGAACTTGCAAATAATCCCGATCAAGGTGATATAAATAGCAATCCCTTCTCTCTTCTTGTAGATGGAAATAATATTGTTGCGGTTGATACTGGTGCCAATGAGTTACTCAGCGTAGGTACTGATGGAAGAAATTTAAAGGCGATCGCCACAATTCCCCAGCAGACATTAACTAATCCAATTTTCCCCTCTGGCGCATTATCATTGCCATTTGAAATCCAAGCAGTACCCACAAATATCGCCAAAGGCCCAGATGGCGCTTATTATATTAGCCAATTAACTGGTTTTCCTTTTCCAGAAGGTGAAGCAAAAATCTATCGAGTTGGTGCTGATGGTCAACCAACAGTTTATACCGATGGCTTTACCCAACTTATTGACTTAGATTTTGATACCGAGGGTAATTTATATGCTTTGCAGTACGCTAATCAGTCACTCTGGAAAGGTAATCTAGATGGTTCTGTGATTAAAATAGCGAGCGATGGAACTCGCACAACTATTCTTAGTGGCAATGGATTAGAGTCTCCTACTGCTTTGACTATTGGTGCTGATGGTGATATTTACGTAACAAACCGAGGCGATCGCCCAGGACAGGGACAAGTTCTCAAAATTGAGAATCCCAAGTCTGTTCCTGAATCTACTTCTACTTTCAGCTTATTAGCATTTCTTGGCACTGTGAGCATTACTTTGTTGCACAAGGGTAAAGCCAAACGACTGAAGATTTTGGACAAGTTTGTTCAGGAGTGTTGA
- a CDS encoding SDR family NAD(P)-dependent oxidoreductase produces the protein MEIQGKVALITGASRGIGRAIALELAQIGIKRLILVARDRQKLVEVAKEIEAMGTETAIVPLDLTQTIEVNIAVAQLWRNYGQIHLLVNCAGVAYQSSFLQSKMPQVQEEISVNLLGMYNLTSLIARRMASQRQGTIVNVSSLMGKVAAPTMATYSATKFAILGFTQALRQELADYNIRVIALLPSLTDTDMVRDLKLFRWVIPMTPQQVAKALVTGMQNDSAEILVGWQSHLAVLCQRLAPWLLELILRIATPPAPSRQRPSQKLIPSRSVS, from the coding sequence ATGGAGATTCAAGGTAAAGTTGCTCTAATTACAGGGGCTTCGCGTGGAATTGGACGAGCGATCGCTCTCGAACTGGCGCAAATCGGCATCAAGCGACTGATATTGGTAGCACGCGATCGCCAAAAGTTAGTTGAGGTAGCTAAGGAAATCGAAGCGATGGGAACAGAAACTGCGATCGTACCCTTAGATTTGACTCAAACAATAGAAGTAAATATCGCTGTTGCCCAACTGTGGCGCAATTACGGACAGATTCACCTGCTGGTTAATTGTGCAGGAGTGGCATACCAAAGCTCGTTTTTGCAATCTAAAATGCCCCAAGTTCAAGAAGAAATTTCTGTGAACTTGTTAGGAATGTACAATCTCACGAGTCTGATCGCTCGACGCATGGCCAGCCAAAGGCAAGGGACAATCGTCAATGTGTCGAGTCTGATGGGGAAAGTTGCAGCACCAACGATGGCGACATACTCAGCAACCAAGTTTGCCATCTTAGGATTTACCCAAGCCTTGCGCCAAGAATTAGCTGATTACAATATCCGCGTCATTGCATTACTGCCTTCCCTGACAGACACAGACATGGTGCGCGACTTAAAATTATTTCGCTGGGTGATCCCCATGACTCCCCAGCAAGTGGCTAAAGCACTCGTCACCGGAATGCAAAATGATTCAGCAGAAATTTTAGTCGGATGGCAAAGTCATTTAGCCGTGTTGTGTCAACGCCTCGCCCCTTGGTTGCTAGAGCTAATTTTACGAATAGCAACTCCGCCAGCACCAAGCAGACAACGGCCGAGTCAAAAACTTATCCCTTCGCGTAGCGTCTCGTAG